The following proteins come from a genomic window of Oricola thermophila:
- a CDS encoding GntR family transcriptional regulator has product MESFDTELASRIRADIINGIYKEGERLSEAQLCDTHQVSRTPVRLALRLLEREGVVRRGEGRGYIVQSPTVTDILQAVQVRGHLESLAARLMAQSPERTKHLPEMERAIDTIESLVRLGRLDDAVIRQAQAANKVFHTTILAACGNDYVGYTCGQISHLPMLAAGSMVFDRTVGDTPEHVERGLFRLRLGNAQHRVIYEAIEKGDAVRAEGMMREHSHTMIEYIQLFEKRDENLTVADLIAYSGIES; this is encoded by the coding sequence ATGGAATCTTTTGACACGGAACTCGCGTCCCGGATCAGGGCCGACATCATCAATGGCATCTACAAGGAAGGCGAACGCCTGTCCGAGGCTCAGCTATGTGACACTCACCAAGTCTCGCGCACGCCCGTTCGCTTGGCGTTGCGCCTGCTCGAACGCGAAGGGGTCGTCCGTCGCGGCGAGGGTCGCGGCTACATAGTACAGAGCCCGACCGTGACGGACATCCTTCAAGCCGTGCAAGTCCGCGGCCATCTTGAAAGCCTCGCAGCCCGGCTCATGGCCCAGTCACCGGAACGGACCAAGCATCTTCCGGAAATGGAGCGAGCCATCGACACGATCGAGAGCCTTGTGCGACTGGGAAGACTCGACGATGCAGTGATCCGCCAGGCACAGGCGGCAAACAAGGTCTTTCACACCACGATCTTGGCCGCCTGCGGAAATGACTATGTCGGCTATACCTGCGGACAAATCAGTCATTTGCCCATGCTGGCGGCTGGATCGATGGTATTCGACCGAACCGTGGGGGACACACCCGAGCATGTGGAACGCGGGCTGTTCCGGTTGCGCCTCGGCAATGCCCAGCATCGGGTTATCTACGAAGCAATCGAGAAGGGCGATGCTGTTCGCGCCGAAGGCATGATGCGCGAGCATTCGCACACGATGATCGAATACATTCAATTGTTCGAGAAACGGGATGAAAACCTGACGGTTGCGGACCTGATCGCCTATTCAGGCATTGAATCCTGA
- the pcaF gene encoding 3-oxoadipyl-CoA thiolase, whose product MRDVFICDYVRTPIGRYGGGLSSVRADDLAAVPIRALMARNVGLDWDELVDVILGCANQAGEDNRCVARMALLLAGLPETVSGTTINRLCGSGMDAVLAAWRRLALGEGDLAIAGGVESMSRAPFVMPKAEAAFSRRATVEDTTIGWRFVNPEMHRLHGTDSMPETAENVAAEFCIDRGDQDAFALRSQERAAAAAASGFFAGETIPVEVPQRKGPPRLFDADEHPRQTSIEKLSSLPAPFRAGGSVTAGNSSGVNDGAAALLLASSAGVERFGLSPLARIAGGATAGVAPRIMGIGPAPATEKLCAMQGLHVTDFDVIELNEAFASQALAVLRRLGLPDDAEHVNRNGGAIALGHPLGMSGARITGTAARLLADGQGRRALATMCIGVGQGIAISLQSV is encoded by the coding sequence ATGAGGGATGTATTCATATGCGACTATGTCCGAACACCGATCGGGCGCTATGGCGGCGGTCTGTCTTCCGTCCGGGCTGACGACCTTGCTGCCGTGCCGATTCGTGCGCTCATGGCTCGCAATGTCGGTCTGGACTGGGACGAACTGGTTGACGTCATCCTCGGTTGCGCGAACCAGGCAGGCGAGGACAATCGCTGTGTCGCGCGCATGGCCCTGCTGCTTGCCGGATTGCCCGAGACCGTTTCGGGTACCACGATCAACAGGCTTTGCGGTTCGGGTATGGATGCCGTTCTTGCTGCCTGGCGCCGGCTAGCGCTGGGCGAAGGGGATCTGGCCATTGCCGGTGGCGTCGAAAGCATGAGCCGCGCCCCGTTTGTCATGCCGAAGGCGGAAGCAGCCTTCTCCCGCCGGGCAACCGTAGAGGACACCACGATCGGCTGGCGTTTTGTCAATCCTGAGATGCACCGCCTCCACGGGACGGACTCCATGCCGGAAACCGCCGAGAACGTGGCCGCCGAGTTCTGCATTGACAGGGGTGACCAGGATGCGTTTGCGCTGCGCAGTCAGGAGCGTGCAGCCGCCGCTGCCGCGTCCGGTTTCTTTGCAGGCGAAACGATCCCGGTGGAAGTGCCTCAGCGAAAGGGCCCTCCACGTCTGTTTGATGCGGACGAGCATCCGCGACAAACTTCGATCGAAAAGCTGTCATCCCTGCCGGCGCCGTTCCGGGCCGGGGGCAGCGTGACCGCGGGCAATTCCTCCGGGGTCAATGACGGCGCCGCAGCGCTTCTGCTTGCCTCGTCAGCCGGCGTCGAGCGGTTTGGACTTTCGCCGCTAGCGCGCATTGCCGGCGGCGCGACGGCCGGCGTGGCTCCGCGCATCATGGGTATCGGCCCTGCCCCGGCGACCGAGAAACTGTGCGCGATGCAGGGGCTGCATGTGACCGATTTCGACGTGATCGAGCTCAATGAGGCGTTTGCCAGCCAGGCACTGGCTGTCTTGCGTCGACTTGGACTGCCCGACGATGCCGAACATGTGAACCGGAATGGTGGCGCGATCGCCTTGGGTCACCCGCTTGGAATGAGCGGGGCGCGCATCACCGGTACCGCGGCGCGGTTGCTTGCCGACGGGCAAGGCCGACGGGCGCTCGCAACCATGTGCATCGGTGTGGGGCAGGGCATAGCGATTTCGCTGCAGTCCGTCTGA
- a CDS encoding GGDEF domain-containing protein produces MTGTLLQTTINPIISLFLFSVLFVVWRRQPDLLHVLNWSFTYAVAGLGFVFAGITAHFGGWWLSWIVNLLFGLVSLFTARGMQIRYQGRPNDRQLFAIYGGLIAVASWFSFVHQDVLLRGTSVSIGIIAFLVVSALALIRAPKRDRIDLLLLAGICFAVLLIAARMAGTLVMREQLDSAGRVDSFWFQSLLVVALFGWISLAILFLVRIATDAMRDVAEQSVTDMLSGVRNRRGFFNEAAAILHGNPMHRPTTVALFDIDHFKRINDTCGHGTGDNVIRGLARILKQTVADRGIVGRLGGEEFAVILPGVDVPTTHVIADEVRNAFAKGRHEGVPSSIATTVSVGVAACQHQEKIDEVLERVDSALYEAKRSGRDRVVISKAA; encoded by the coding sequence ATGACGGGCACATTGCTTCAAACGACCATAAATCCGATCATTTCCCTGTTCCTGTTTTCCGTGTTGTTTGTCGTTTGGCGCAGGCAGCCAGACCTTCTTCACGTGTTGAACTGGTCATTCACATACGCGGTGGCCGGGCTCGGATTCGTATTCGCGGGAATCACCGCGCACTTTGGCGGTTGGTGGCTCAGCTGGATCGTCAACCTCCTGTTCGGCCTGGTGAGCCTCTTTACCGCGAGAGGCATGCAGATCCGCTACCAAGGCAGGCCCAACGACCGGCAGCTATTTGCGATCTACGGCGGCCTGATAGCTGTGGCGTCATGGTTCTCCTTTGTGCATCAGGACGTACTCCTGCGCGGAACATCCGTAAGCATCGGCATTATCGCATTTCTCGTGGTATCGGCCCTGGCGCTGATCAGAGCGCCCAAACGGGATCGAATCGACCTGTTGCTTCTCGCAGGAATTTGCTTTGCCGTACTGCTCATAGCAGCAAGAATGGCCGGCACGCTGGTCATGCGTGAACAACTCGATTCCGCGGGTCGGGTGGACTCGTTCTGGTTCCAGTCATTGCTGGTTGTTGCGCTATTCGGCTGGATTTCGCTAGCCATCCTGTTTCTGGTAAGGATCGCCACGGACGCCATGCGGGACGTCGCCGAGCAATCCGTGACGGACATGTTATCCGGTGTCAGAAACCGGCGTGGCTTCTTCAACGAAGCGGCAGCAATCTTGCACGGCAACCCAATGCATCGCCCGACTACCGTCGCCCTCTTCGACATTGATCACTTCAAACGGATAAATGATACCTGCGGACACGGTACCGGAGACAATGTCATCCGGGGACTCGCGCGGATTCTGAAGCAGACTGTCGCAGACCGAGGCATTGTCGGAAGATTGGGAGGCGAGGAGTTTGCCGTTATCCTGCCGGGGGTGGATGTCCCGACTACCCATGTGATTGCAGATGAAGTCAGAAATGCTTTCGCCAAGGGAAGGCATGAAGGAGTTCCGTCTTCCATTGCAACAACGGTTAGTGTGGGGGTCGCCGCCTGCCAGCATCAGGAAAAGATCGACGAGGTACTCGAGCGCGTCGATTCCGCTTTGTATGAGGCGAAGCGGAGCGGCCGAGACAGGGTGGTAATTTCAAAAGCGGCCTAA
- a CDS encoding transposase, which translates to MAIDSTVVPLRRRLGSPRKANLREVMNAILYMASTGCQWRMLPKEFPPFTTAQNYFHDWRDNGILRLISNTPVAQAREKDGREAIPSTGVIDIQRAAVERAGCIFKLRHRLIPP; encoded by the coding sequence ATGGCGATTGATTCAACCGTTGTGCCGTTGCGGCGCCGGCTCGGCAGCCCTCGCAAGGCCAACTTGCGCGAGGTAATGAACGCGATCCTTTACATGGCCTCGACCGGTTGCCAGTGGCGCATGCTGCCGAAGGAGTTTCCACCGTTTACGACGGCGCAGAACTATTTCCACGACTGGCGCGACAATGGCATCCTGCGCTTGATCAGCAACACCCCGGTGGCCCAGGCCCGCGAGAAGGATGGCCGGGAAGCCATCCCTTCGACCGGCGTGATCGACATCCAGCGCGCCGCAGTTGAACGCGCCGGCTGCATTTTCAAACTGAGACACCGCCTGATCCCCCCCTAA
- a CDS encoding CaiB/BaiF CoA transferase family protein codes for MTGPLSHIRVLDMSRIMAGPWAGQLLADLGAEVIKVERKGVGDDTRRWGPPYLKDRDGRETGESGYYLSVNRGKKSVEIDLASTDGQDAIRELALGSDILLENFKTGTLARYGLGPDALRALNPRLVYCSITGFGQDGPMAGDVAYDFMIQAMGGLLSVTGVPDGEPGAGPQKVGIPIIDIMTGMYAGVAVLAALSRRNETGRGEFVDIAMLDVAVSMLANQAMNYLVSGETPKRRGNKHPNIQPQDIFPVRDGHMVLAVGNDEQFARFAEALGDPEMAHDPRYATNAERVRNLDTLHPRICELLAQRDMADWRRILTEKQVPCAPINSVPQVLGEPQVLHREMLRHLPHPLSGTVPSVVSPMKFAEASLSFDRPPPLLGEHNREVLEQLGLKATGS; via the coding sequence ATGACAGGACCACTTTCGCACATCCGTGTATTGGACATGAGCCGAATCATGGCCGGCCCGTGGGCCGGCCAGCTGCTTGCCGATCTGGGGGCAGAGGTCATCAAGGTCGAACGAAAGGGGGTGGGGGACGATACCCGCCGGTGGGGCCCGCCTTACCTGAAAGACCGGGACGGCAGGGAGACCGGCGAATCCGGTTACTACCTTTCGGTCAACCGTGGGAAGAAGTCGGTGGAAATCGATCTCGCGAGCACGGACGGGCAGGACGCCATTCGTGAACTTGCGCTCGGTTCGGATATCCTTCTGGAAAATTTCAAGACCGGCACGCTCGCACGATATGGACTCGGGCCGGATGCGCTGCGCGCACTGAATCCCCGGCTGGTCTATTGCTCGATCACCGGGTTCGGCCAGGACGGCCCGATGGCGGGTGATGTCGCCTACGATTTCATGATCCAGGCCATGGGAGGTCTGTTGTCTGTCACCGGTGTGCCGGACGGCGAGCCCGGCGCGGGGCCCCAGAAGGTAGGCATTCCGATCATCGATATCATGACCGGCATGTATGCCGGCGTCGCTGTACTGGCAGCGCTGTCGCGCAGGAACGAAACCGGACGAGGGGAATTCGTCGATATCGCAATGCTTGATGTTGCGGTGTCCATGCTTGCCAATCAGGCGATGAACTATCTCGTATCGGGGGAGACGCCGAAGAGAAGGGGCAACAAGCATCCCAACATCCAGCCGCAGGACATCTTTCCCGTGCGGGACGGCCACATGGTGCTCGCGGTCGGCAACGACGAACAATTCGCGCGCTTCGCGGAGGCGCTGGGAGACCCGGAAATGGCGCACGATCCGCGCTATGCCACCAACGCGGAACGGGTTCGGAATCTTGACACGCTGCATCCGAGGATATGCGAACTGCTCGCTCAACGCGACATGGCGGACTGGCGCCGAATCCTGACGGAAAAACAGGTCCCTTGTGCGCCGATCAATTCGGTTCCGCAGGTGCTTGGAGAACCGCAGGTTCTGCATCGCGAGATGTTGCGGCATCTGCCGCATCCGCTCTCGGGAACCGTGCCAAGTGTTGTCTCGCCCATGAAATTCGCCGAGGCCTCCCTGAGCTTTGACCGACCGCCTCCGCTGCTTGGCGAGCACAATCGCGAAGTGCTTGAGCAGCTGGGTTTGAAGGCGACAGGTTCCTGA
- a CDS encoding aldehyde dehydrogenase family protein has translation MQHFIGGEWVDAEDGGLFDVVNPLDDSLYARAAKGTGNDVRRAVAAAKSAFPEYRETLPKDRERWLLRVAEIMEERKAELFDCLIDEIGSPIQKAMFEYEKGLTMVRAAAGMCRKVRGETYPSDAPGKFSMSIREPRGVVAVITPFNVPLIKTARLVANALAVGNTVVHLPSEMAPHLTVLFAEIVAEAGFPAGAYNVVTGIGHEIGDDLTGHKDVDFVTFTGSSVVGQHIAEICARNKTPNTLELGGKSPTVILADADLDKAVPMAARSIFMFAGQACIGSSRFYVERPLYDEFVKRFAMVASKVGMGDLRDPETVIAPIISERQRKRVRDHIADAVAKGATVVTGGEWIGNRCQPTLLTDVTEEMTVCKTETFGPVTSIYPIDSYEEGLEKANDTEYGLSSAIFTKDINRAFHFARNIGAGMCHINGATIHDEAHVPFGGNGESGVGREGTDADLEAMTELKWVTVQL, from the coding sequence TTGCAGCACTTCATTGGCGGAGAATGGGTTGATGCCGAAGACGGCGGTCTCTTCGATGTGGTGAATCCGCTCGACGACAGTCTCTATGCTCGCGCGGCCAAGGGTACAGGGAATGATGTTCGCCGGGCCGTTGCAGCGGCCAAATCCGCCTTCCCGGAATATCGCGAAACCCTGCCCAAAGATCGAGAGCGCTGGCTGCTGCGCGTGGCCGAGATCATGGAAGAGCGGAAGGCCGAGCTGTTCGACTGTCTGATCGACGAGATCGGCTCCCCGATCCAGAAGGCCATGTTTGAGTATGAGAAGGGCCTGACCATGGTCCGGGCGGCCGCTGGCATGTGCAGGAAAGTGCGAGGAGAGACGTATCCCTCTGATGCGCCCGGAAAATTCTCGATGTCGATCCGCGAGCCCCGTGGGGTCGTCGCGGTGATCACGCCTTTCAACGTGCCGCTGATCAAGACAGCCCGTTTGGTGGCCAATGCCCTCGCTGTCGGCAACACGGTCGTTCATCTGCCTTCGGAAATGGCGCCGCACCTGACCGTGTTGTTCGCGGAGATCGTCGCTGAAGCCGGGTTCCCGGCAGGGGCGTACAACGTCGTGACCGGCATCGGTCATGAAATCGGCGATGATTTGACCGGTCACAAGGATGTGGATTTTGTCACCTTCACCGGCTCTTCCGTGGTTGGTCAGCACATCGCCGAGATTTGCGCGAGGAACAAGACGCCCAACACGCTGGAGTTGGGAGGCAAGAGTCCGACCGTCATCCTGGCGGACGCCGACCTCGACAAGGCCGTGCCGATGGCGGCCCGCTCGATCTTCATGTTTGCGGGTCAGGCCTGCATTGGCTCCAGCCGCTTTTACGTCGAGCGCCCGCTCTACGACGAATTCGTCAAGCGTTTCGCAATGGTCGCTTCCAAGGTCGGGATGGGAGATCTGCGCGATCCCGAGACGGTTATCGCGCCGATCATTTCCGAACGTCAGCGAAAGCGCGTCCGGGATCACATTGCCGATGCGGTCGCCAAGGGCGCTACCGTTGTCACCGGCGGGGAATGGATCGGGAACCGTTGCCAGCCGACGTTGCTGACGGACGTGACCGAGGAGATGACCGTGTGCAAGACGGAAACTTTCGGACCGGTGACCTCGATCTATCCGATCGATAGCTACGAGGAAGGCCTCGAGAAGGCCAACGACACCGAATACGGGCTCTCTTCGGCAATCTTCACGAAGGACATCAACCGAGCCTTCCACTTTGCCCGGAACATCGGCGCGGGCATGTGCCACATCAATGGCGCGACCATTCATGACGAAGCGCATGTGCCCTTCGGCGGCAACGGAGAATCTGGTGTCGGTCGGGAAGGTACCGATGCTGACCTGGAAGCCATGACAGAACTGAAGTGGGTCACCGTTCAGTTGTGA
- a CDS encoding 3-hydroxyacyl-CoA dehydrogenase NAD-binding domain-containing protein gives MSNSEGSRSEIAVAGDVENLKGPFRIRAFTVNNQNTSFFSSTNHAVSANGPLAVFAAGFVLGSTKAGRSSSVNTHLKQAAAPQDEQSVTMEMCGAIAVLTIDNPPVNAGSHAVRAGLIKALQDAEMRGAKGAVLIGAGRTFVAGSDMREFDDKLRWPELPDVIAALEAVSFPVIAAMHGVALGGGLELALGCDYRIASPGTKLGLPEVSLGFVPGAGGTQRLPRLIGIRRAIAMVCGSERISAEEALDLNLIDMLAGEDLLQAAVDFLSAERRPKRVLRTIEVPREPDTQIEAAAERALHLGRRRPNVVAALELVRRSREPDADRVLAEERATFQRLRRSDEAKALRYLFFAERRAGSVPGLDRAEARPIERAGVIGGGTMGQGITLAFLAAGLTVTLIERDAAALDHALSRIRENLSEQVRKGRISAAEHQAHIFNLHGATDISAVGGCDVAIEAVYEDMAAKRQVVTALESVLAPDALIATNTSYLDIDAMAEGTARPERVLGLHFFSPADIMKLLEIVRAGRTSDAVLATALKLARKLDKKPVVARVAEGFIGNRVYAAYRRRAELLVLDGASPEAVDAAATAFGFAMGPFAVSDLSGLDIAWAMRKRQAATRDPEARYVEIPDLLCEAGRLGRKSGKGWYDYSGGGAKVDPEVDALIDAARARAGVVPRDFDTSTIQQQLLAAIVNEAACLVEDGVAARASDVDVAFVNGYGFPRWRGGPLYWATRQDRTSIECALADLADAVGPGHRAGGVADVLSELDAGTGA, from the coding sequence ATGTCAAATTCTGAAGGGAGCCGAAGCGAAATCGCGGTTGCTGGGGATGTCGAAAACTTAAAAGGACCTTTTCGCATTCGGGCTTTTACCGTCAACAATCAAAACACTAGCTTCTTTTCATCGACGAACCATGCGGTGTCAGCGAACGGCCCTTTGGCCGTCTTTGCCGCGGGATTTGTGCTCGGATCGACTAAAGCCGGGAGGAGTTCTTCCGTGAACACGCATCTCAAGCAAGCCGCCGCGCCTCAAGACGAACAGAGCGTGACCATGGAAATGTGCGGCGCTATTGCTGTCCTGACCATCGACAATCCGCCGGTCAATGCCGGTTCGCACGCTGTGCGCGCGGGCTTGATCAAGGCACTGCAGGATGCGGAAATGCGGGGAGCGAAGGGTGCGGTTCTGATCGGGGCCGGGCGAACCTTCGTTGCGGGGTCCGACATGCGCGAGTTTGATGACAAGCTCCGCTGGCCCGAGCTTCCGGATGTCATTGCGGCATTGGAAGCGGTATCATTTCCGGTCATTGCGGCTATGCATGGCGTGGCTCTTGGTGGAGGACTGGAGCTGGCGCTGGGATGCGACTATCGGATTGCTTCACCCGGCACCAAGCTGGGACTACCCGAAGTTTCTCTCGGCTTTGTGCCCGGTGCGGGGGGCACACAGAGACTTCCGCGACTTATCGGGATCCGTCGCGCTATCGCGATGGTTTGTGGATCGGAGCGTATCTCGGCCGAAGAGGCCTTGGATTTGAATCTTATTGATATGCTGGCCGGTGAAGACTTGCTGCAGGCGGCCGTGGATTTTTTGTCCGCAGAACGGCGACCGAAAAGGGTATTGCGGACAATCGAAGTGCCGCGTGAGCCTGATACGCAAATAGAAGCGGCTGCAGAGCGCGCTTTGCACCTTGGGCGCCGTCGCCCAAATGTCGTCGCTGCGCTGGAACTTGTCCGTCGCAGTAGAGAGCCGGATGCGGACCGTGTTTTGGCCGAAGAGCGTGCGACGTTTCAGAGGTTGCGTCGTAGTGACGAGGCGAAGGCACTCCGTTACCTTTTCTTCGCCGAGCGGCGCGCGGGTTCTGTCCCAGGGCTGGATCGGGCAGAGGCACGCCCGATTGAGCGTGCGGGAGTGATTGGTGGTGGCACGATGGGGCAGGGCATCACCCTCGCCTTCCTTGCCGCCGGGCTGACCGTTACTTTGATAGAGCGTGATGCGGCCGCACTGGATCATGCGTTGTCGCGAATACGCGAAAACCTTTCGGAGCAGGTCCGAAAAGGACGCATATCTGCAGCCGAACACCAGGCGCACATTTTTAATTTGCACGGGGCTACCGATATATCGGCGGTTGGTGGGTGCGATGTCGCGATCGAGGCCGTTTACGAGGACATGGCCGCAAAACGCCAGGTTGTGACGGCTCTCGAGAGCGTGTTGGCGCCCGATGCATTGATTGCGACCAACACGTCCTATCTCGACATCGATGCCATGGCGGAGGGAACTGCACGACCGGAACGTGTTCTGGGTCTGCATTTCTTCAGTCCCGCCGACATAATGAAGCTTCTGGAAATCGTGCGTGCGGGCCGAACCAGCGATGCGGTGCTGGCTACGGCGCTGAAGCTTGCGCGAAAACTGGACAAGAAGCCGGTTGTCGCAAGGGTCGCCGAGGGCTTCATAGGCAATCGCGTTTATGCCGCATATCGCCGGCGGGCGGAATTGCTCGTGCTCGACGGCGCATCGCCGGAGGCCGTGGACGCGGCGGCAACCGCGTTCGGATTCGCCATGGGACCCTTTGCGGTCTCCGATCTGTCGGGGCTCGATATCGCATGGGCGATGCGCAAGCGGCAGGCAGCGACACGCGATCCCGAGGCACGCTACGTGGAGATCCCCGACCTGCTTTGCGAGGCCGGACGGCTAGGGCGCAAGAGCGGCAAGGGCTGGTATGACTACAGCGGCGGCGGTGCGAAGGTCGATCCAGAAGTCGATGCGTTGATAGATGCGGCGCGGGCGCGCGCCGGCGTGGTTCCCCGTGATTTCGACACATCGACCATTCAACAGCAGCTTCTGGCGGCAATTGTCAACGAGGCGGCGTGTCTCGTCGAAGATGGCGTTGCCGCGCGGGCATCCGACGTCGATGTGGCATTCGTCAACGGATACGGCTTCCCGCGCTGGCGGGGCGGACCACTTTACTGGGCGACCCGCCAGGACAGGACTTCAATAGAGTGCGCACTCGCGGATCTCGCCGACGCCGTCGGCCCGGGCCATCGCGCGGGAGGCGTGGCGGATGTCCTGTCGGAACTCGATGCCGGGACAGGGGCATAG
- a CDS encoding enoyl-CoA hydratase-related protein: protein MSIQTTFSGGVAEITIDCPPVNAITLADYREIAETFEDADGWDGINCIVFTAAGTRAFCAGLDLKEFLAATVEEDPARARVVRRCFKSIRDCVIPTIAAVNGPALGAGAVLASVCDIRIASRNARFAMPEINVGRCGGAAHLGRHIPQGMLRRMFFTGEPIDAQEAWRLGFVQEVTAPEELMDIAHTLAAKIAAKAPIGLRLGKQALNQIEFLPVDEAYQIEQQYSTLLMKTEDAREATAAVVEKREPIFKGR, encoded by the coding sequence ATGAGCATCCAGACCACCTTTTCGGGCGGAGTCGCCGAGATCACGATTGATTGTCCGCCAGTCAATGCGATCACGCTTGCCGACTACCGGGAAATCGCGGAGACCTTTGAGGATGCGGACGGTTGGGATGGCATCAACTGCATCGTCTTCACCGCCGCCGGCACGCGCGCCTTTTGCGCGGGGCTGGATCTGAAGGAGTTCCTCGCCGCCACGGTCGAGGAGGACCCTGCCCGCGCGCGCGTTGTGCGTCGTTGTTTCAAGTCGATCCGCGATTGCGTGATACCGACCATCGCCGCTGTCAATGGACCGGCCCTGGGAGCGGGAGCGGTCCTGGCGTCGGTCTGCGATATTCGCATAGCTTCCCGTAACGCGCGCTTTGCCATGCCCGAAATCAATGTCGGGCGCTGCGGTGGCGCAGCGCATCTGGGCCGTCACATCCCGCAGGGCATGTTGCGACGCATGTTCTTTACCGGTGAACCGATCGATGCACAGGAGGCTTGGCGGCTCGGTTTCGTGCAGGAGGTCACGGCACCGGAGGAACTGATGGATATCGCTCACACGCTGGCTGCAAAGATCGCGGCCAAGGCACCGATCGGCCTGCGTCTGGGCAAGCAGGCGCTCAACCAGATCGAGTTCCTGCCGGTGGATGAGGCTTACCAGATCGAGCAGCAATACAGCACGCTGCTCATGAAGACCGAAGATGCCCGCGAAGCGACGGCGGCTGTCGTCGAGAAACGCGAGCCGATTTTCAAGGGGCGCTGA
- a CDS encoding OsmC family protein translates to MAKIGEDIIGTSGLPPFFKLANADEVSIDAPQNRKGDALRTWVRSLSGFQKEALVRSAKTGETWRLVSDEGPYLNGHDAAPCPLAFLSAGMVASFMNEILALAERQGIDIRKLRLVQDNYYTMKGSMPKRTMVGGAENIELLVEIDCDLDDAALNEFLINATYASPLNGLMRGQLESLFKLGKNGTELPTNKVAELDGPLFPDPGNHFEKAKPEPGDLPLMEPVGPTPKKEVAKGTASGGSSLSDEQDRRLNIGAVATMREDGIKEIQQMQYSPYGTSFRFLSSEDGRAPDANTLISAGIGFCFMTQFGRFVSMLKLDLPDYRIVQDTHFSLGGASGGTGKAGEADPVETHVYLETSESDETAQEMLDISEQTCFLHAFCRTDLKTKLRVQRI, encoded by the coding sequence ATGGCCAAGATCGGCGAAGACATCATCGGGACGAGCGGCCTGCCGCCGTTTTTCAAACTTGCCAATGCCGACGAGGTGTCGATCGACGCACCTCAGAATCGCAAGGGCGACGCATTGCGGACCTGGGTCCGCAGCCTGAGCGGTTTCCAGAAAGAAGCGCTCGTCCGTTCGGCAAAAACGGGAGAAACATGGCGCCTCGTTTCCGACGAAGGGCCGTATCTCAACGGCCATGACGCGGCCCCCTGCCCGCTCGCCTTTCTCTCCGCCGGTATGGTGGCGAGCTTCATGAACGAGATCCTGGCACTGGCCGAGCGGCAGGGAATCGATATCCGCAAGCTCAGGCTGGTCCAGGACAACTACTACACGATGAAAGGCTCCATGCCGAAACGCACCATGGTCGGCGGAGCGGAGAACATCGAGCTGCTGGTCGAAATCGATTGCGATCTGGACGACGCAGCGCTGAACGAGTTCTTGATCAACGCAACCTATGCCTCGCCCCTGAACGGGTTGATGCGCGGGCAACTGGAAAGTCTCTTCAAGCTTGGCAAGAACGGAACCGAACTGCCGACCAACAAGGTGGCGGAGCTTGACGGACCGCTGTTCCCCGATCCCGGCAATCACTTCGAAAAGGCGAAACCGGAACCCGGCGACCTGCCACTGATGGAGCCTGTCGGCCCCACACCGAAGAAGGAGGTGGCCAAGGGGACAGCATCGGGCGGTTCATCGCTCTCGGACGAACAGGACCGCCGGCTCAATATCGGCGCTGTTGCCACAATGCGCGAGGACGGGATCAAGGAGATCCAGCAGATGCAGTACTCGCCCTACGGCACCTCGTTCCGCTTCCTGAGTTCGGAAGACGGACGTGCGCCCGACGCCAACACCCTTATCTCGGCGGGGATCGGATTTTGCTTCATGACCCAGTTCGGACGCTTCGTGTCGATGCTGAAGCTCGACCTGCCGGATTACAGGATCGTGCAGGATACACATTTCAGCCTCGGGGGAGCTTCCGGCGGCACGGGCAAGGCCGGCGAAGCAGACCCGGTGGAAACCCATGTCTACCTGGAAACCTCGGAGTCCGACGAAACGGCACAGGAGATGCTGGATATTTCGGAGCAGACCTGCTTCCTGCACGCCTTCTGCCGCACAGACCTGAAGACAAAATTGAGAGTGCAACGTATCTGA